Proteins from a genomic interval of Acipenser ruthenus chromosome 46, fAciRut3.2 maternal haplotype, whole genome shotgun sequence:
- the LOC131720965 gene encoding apomucin-like, which produces MASSRASLYRLALLALLVGLLPHAAFTKKGSGSKSSGGSKSKGSGGTSSKTPGNTGQGAGSNYPNTGQGKPNTGGGYPNTGGGYPNTGGGYPNTGQGKPNTGGGYPNTGGGYPNTGGGYPNTGGGYPNPGGGYPNPGGGYPNTGGGYPNTGGGYPNTGGGYPNTGGGYPNTGGGYPNTGGGYPNTGAGYPNTGGGYPNPGGGYPNTGAGYPNTGGGYPNPGGGYSNPGGGYPNPGGGYPNTGAGYPNTGAGYPNTGGGYPNTGGRYPNTGGGYPNTGGSYPNTGGGYPNTGGGYPNTGGGYPNTGGGYPNTGGGTPKIYGPGYNSHNQGRAPWNGGGGSSFSQSVAGQGFKPSHKSKGFGKKAALAAGLGVATGMAMGYGLSRTRFPGSFPGSFPGVYRGPRLEIDFNSEEEERYYNYYMWKRYVATPFGGDSGTLMHYYFRQPAQTYEMFRDRCLKRNDLLPGKETDRAVQSPASTDEDGPRSNINTTATDNSKNTMDILPSRNNSAVDATSNPPVSVSPGNINVTETEAKNSTGNATVNNTTSEAASATRPAQGDKDDDDVVGVMDVGNPEMIEQMKLYRCIELYVDYTHQYLTKRTETHRRIPQSKGAARLTGSLLLLVSTLLLQ; this is translated from the coding sequence ATGGCAAGCAGCAGAGCCTCCCTCTATCGCCTCGCCCTCCTGGCACTGCTCGTGGGGCTTCTGCCTCACGCCGCCTTCACCAAAAAGGGAAGCGGATCCAAATCCAGCGGGGGATCCAAGTCCAAGGGGTCAGGCGGGACCAGCAGCAAGACCCCCGGCAACACAGGACAGGGGGCTGGATCTAACTACCCTAACACTGGACAGGGCAAACCTAACACTGGAGGAGGCTACCCTAACACTGGAGGAGGCTACCCTAACACTGGAGGAGGCTACCCTAACACTGGACAGGGCAAACCTAACACTGGAGGAGGTTACCCTAACACTGGAGGAGGTTACCCTAACACTGGAGGAGGTTACCCTAACACTGGAGGGGGCTACCCTAACCCTGGAGGAGGTTACCCTAACCCTGGAGGAGGTTACCCTAACACTGGAGGAGGTTACCCTAACACTGGAGGGGGCTACCCTAACACTGGAGGGGGCTACCCCAACACTGGAGGGGGTTACCCTAACACTGGAGGAGGCTACCCTAACACTGGAGGAGGCTACCCTAACACTGGAGCGGGCTACCCTAACACTGGAGGGGGATACCCTAACCCTGGAGGAGGCTACCCTAACACTGGAGCGGGCTACCCTAACACTGGAGGAGGCTACCCTAACCCTGGAGGAGGCTACTCTAACCCTGGAGGGGGCTACCCTAACCCTGGAGGAGGTTACCCTAACACTGGAGCGGGCTACCCTAACACTGGAGCGGGCTACCCTAACACTGGAGGGGGCTACCCCAACACTGGAGGACGCTACCCTAATACTGGAGGAGGCTACCCTAACACAGGAGGAAGCTACCCCAACACTGGAGGGGGCTACCCTAACACTGGAGGAGGCTACCCTAACACTGGAGGGGGCTACCCCAACACTGGAGGAGGCTACCCAAACACTGGAGGAGGCACTCCAAAAATCTACGGGCCAGGCTATAACAGCCACAACCAGGGCAGGGCTCCCTGGAACGGTGGCGGCGGCTCTTCCTTCTCTCAGTCAGTGGCAGGTCAGGGCTTCAAGCCCTCCCACAAGTCCAAGGGGTTCGGCAAGAAGGCGGCGCTGGCAGCGGGGCTAGGGGTGGCCACGGGCATGGCGATGGGGTACGGGCTGAGCCGGACGAGGTTCCCAGGCTCGTTCCCAGGCTCGTTCCCAGGTGTCTACAGGGGCCCCAGGCTGGAGATCGACTTCAACAGCGAGGAGGAAGAGCGCTACTACAACTACTACATGTGGAAGCGCTACGTGGCCACCCCCTTTGGTGGAGACAGCGGGACGCTGATGCATTACTACTTCCGGCAGCCGGCGCAGACTTACGAGATGTTTCGGGATCGGTGCTTGAAGAGAAACGACCTGCTGCCCGGAAAGGAGACTGACCGAGCTGTTCAGAGCCCAGCCAGTACCGATGAAGACGGTCCGCGCAGCAATATTAACACCACTGCCACAGATAACAGCAAAAACACCATGGACATCCTCCCCAGCAGAAACAACAGCGCTGTTGATGCCACCAGTAACCCCCCTGTAAGCGTGAGCCCTGGAAACATTAACGTCACGGAAACTGAAGCAAAAAACAGCACCGGAAACGCTACCGTGAATAATACCACGAGCGAAGCAGCAAGCGCAACCCGGCCGGCTCAGGGAGACAAAGACGATGACGACGTGGTCGGCGTGATGGACGTTGGCAATCCGGAAATGATCGAGCAGATGAAGCTGTACCGCTGCATCGAGCTCTACGTGGATTACACGCACCAGTACCTCACGAAACGCACCGAGACCCACAGGAGGATCCCCCAATCGAAAGGAGCGGCCAGGCTCACCGGCTCCCTCCTGCTGCTCGTCAGCACTCTGCTACTGCAGTGA